A region of Pseudosulfitobacter pseudonitzschiae DNA encodes the following proteins:
- a CDS encoding lytic transglycosylase domain-containing protein, whose translation MSRAAIISAGLCLSLSALPALAQGVPTQDNSAIGRAIARVAALAEDLGVQQDKDRTESSLADVRADQLRVLEEMTAAITGPGFDIRALEGNADFGVAAVYPNTDPSPMVSRLFGEGRETVEMMIVEVAGEFAGAPGVARAGLSATQWRCLFQALIKQESRFNVAAESPVGAFGLTQLMPGTASDLGVDRYNVKDNLRGGARYITTQLNRFGNIPHALAAYNAGPGRVIEYGGVPPFAETQGYVRNISKFYNEYLAVVGGADALGTLSPSDFALAEYASISEAGVYYAADSSASTEQVISRLRAIILQIDAQPNAKAAWELNTYAKAEIGRILNLRVRLMAANQQREAAYAQHLVADRLAERDFMQMGVPE comes from the coding sequence ATGAGCCGCGCCGCGATCATATCCGCCGGGCTCTGCCTCAGCCTCAGCGCCCTGCCCGCGCTCGCCCAGGGCGTGCCGACGCAGGACAATTCCGCAATTGGCCGTGCCATCGCGCGGGTGGCGGCTTTGGCTGAAGACCTCGGCGTTCAGCAGGACAAGGATCGCACTGAGTCCTCGCTGGCCGATGTCCGAGCCGACCAGCTGCGCGTCCTCGAAGAGATGACCGCCGCCATCACCGGTCCTGGCTTCGATATCCGCGCGCTCGAGGGCAATGCGGATTTCGGGGTGGCGGCGGTCTATCCCAATACCGACCCAAGCCCGATGGTGAGCCGCCTCTTCGGCGAGGGGCGCGAGACCGTCGAGATGATGATCGTCGAGGTGGCGGGCGAGTTCGCAGGCGCCCCCGGTGTGGCCCGCGCCGGTCTCTCGGCCACCCAGTGGCGCTGCCTCTTCCAGGCCCTAATCAAGCAGGAAAGTCGATTCAATGTCGCCGCTGAAAGCCCGGTCGGGGCCTTTGGTCTGACCCAGCTCATGCCCGGTACTGCCTCCGATCTCGGCGTCGACCGATACAACGTAAAGGACAACCTGCGCGGCGGGGCGCGTTACATCACCACCCAGCTCAATCGCTTCGGCAATATCCCCCATGCGCTTGCGGCCTATAACGCGGGGCCGGGCCGGGTTATCGAATATGGTGGCGTGCCGCCCTTTGCCGAGACGCAAGGCTACGTGCGCAACATCTCGAAATTCTACAACGAATACCTGGCTGTCGTGGGCGGTGCCGACGCGCTCGGGACGCTCTCGCCCTCGGATTTTGCTCTGGCCGAATATGCCAGCATCTCCGAAGCAGGCGTCTATTACGCCGCCGACAGCTCCGCCAGCACCGAGCAGGTGATCAGCCGCCTGCGCGCCATCATCCTGCAGATCGATGCCCAACCCAATGCCAAGGCGGCCTGGGAGCTCAACACCTACGCCAAGGCCGAGATCGGCCGCATCCTCAACCTCC